In Trichocoleus desertorum NBK24, the following are encoded in one genomic region:
- a CDS encoding DUF1361 domain-containing protein encodes MRAELVNWILFAAKVLHRNSDWMAWNLFLALIPLVLSIWLFRRNRSASPLWWVGLVVFIAFLPNAPYVLTDIIHLIYDIREGFSEWVVTLVLVPQYILFILAGFGAYVLSLINLGHYLNQRQRHRYIIWAELLLHALSAIGIYLGRFLRFNSWDLVTRLDSIAGTVVDDLAAKRPALVMFATFLIITGLYWLMKEVTLGLILRWRSAKVRSVSEVDQGFN; translated from the coding sequence ATGAGAGCAGAACTAGTCAACTGGATTCTCTTTGCTGCTAAGGTTTTACACCGCAACAGTGATTGGATGGCTTGGAACTTATTTCTAGCCTTAATTCCTTTAGTGTTGAGCATTTGGCTCTTCCGCAGAAATCGCTCAGCCTCACCGCTTTGGTGGGTTGGGTTAGTCGTATTTATCGCCTTCCTACCCAATGCTCCCTACGTTCTGACTGACATCATCCACTTGATTTACGACATTCGGGAAGGATTCTCGGAGTGGGTGGTCACGTTGGTTTTGGTGCCACAGTATATCTTGTTCATCCTGGCAGGCTTTGGTGCTTATGTCCTGTCGCTGATTAACCTGGGCCACTACCTCAATCAACGGCAACGACATCGCTACATAATTTGGGCGGAGCTACTTCTGCATGCGCTGAGTGCGATCGGCATCTATCTGGGGCGATTTCTGCGCTTTAACAGTTGGGACTTGGTGACTCGTCTCGATTCCATCGCAGGCACAGTGGTTGATGACTTAGCGGCCAAGCGTCCCGCCCTCGTCATGTTCGCCACATTCTTGATTATTACTGGCTTGTACTGGCTGATGAAAGAAGTGACCTTGGGCCTGATTTTGCGGTGGCGTTCCGCCAAAGTTCGATCGGTCTCAGAAGTCGATCAAGGCTTTAATTGA
- a CDS encoding sugar phosphate nucleotidyltransferase: MSSSDPTASPSIRSQTRSPLPVIGLLPAAGQATRIAPLPLSKELYPIGFQAMASGLGLRPKVVSQYLLERLQQAGITQTYFILRPGKWDIPAYFGDGSALPMHLGYLIMGLPYGVPYTLDQAYPFVQNAIVALGFPDILFWPEDAFTHLLQRQAQTQADVVLGLFPTDQPQKAGMVDFDATGRVHLIIEKPSQTELKYMWAIAVWNPTFTQFLHEHLIAIEAAQTSTPERSRPSRELAIGDVIQAGISAGLRVEAEIFETGVYLDIGTPENLVKAVQDYARLESQAEPSTESS; this comes from the coding sequence ATGTCATCTTCTGATCCCACTGCTTCACCCTCTATCCGCTCTCAGACTAGATCTCCTCTTCCCGTTATTGGCCTATTGCCCGCAGCGGGGCAGGCAACTCGGATCGCGCCACTGCCTTTGAGTAAAGAGTTATACCCAATTGGGTTTCAAGCGATGGCATCTGGGCTAGGTTTACGGCCTAAAGTCGTGAGTCAATATCTACTGGAGCGGTTGCAGCAAGCGGGCATCACCCAAACTTATTTCATTCTGCGGCCTGGTAAGTGGGATATCCCTGCCTATTTTGGCGATGGTTCGGCGCTGCCCATGCACTTGGGCTACTTAATCATGGGGTTGCCCTATGGTGTGCCTTACACCCTCGACCAAGCTTACCCCTTCGTCCAAAATGCGATCGTAGCTTTGGGTTTCCCAGATATTCTCTTTTGGCCTGAAGATGCGTTTACTCACTTGTTGCAGCGACAAGCCCAAACTCAAGCCGATGTAGTGTTGGGTTTGTTCCCTACCGATCAACCTCAAAAAGCAGGCATGGTAGATTTTGATGCGACTGGCCGAGTGCATCTGATTATCGAGAAACCGAGCCAAACTGAGTTGAAATATATGTGGGCGATCGCAGTCTGGAACCCAACCTTTACCCAATTTTTACATGAGCATTTGATTGCTATTGAAGCCGCTCAGACCTCTACTCCAGAGCGATCGCGGCCATCACGAGAACTCGCGATCGGAGATGTGATTCAAGCAGGAATAAGCGCTGGGTTGCGGGTTGAAGCTGAGATCTTTGAGACGGGGGTTTACCTCGACATCGGCACCCCCGAAAATTTAGTTAAAGCGGTGCAAGATTATGCCCGCCTAGAGTCTCAGGCTGAGCCATCTACTGAGTCGTCCTAA
- a CDS encoding DUF3147 family protein: protein MGIKVDFSKLRQTSWRDYAIRFLFGGLVTVFTGVLAYRYGPTVGGLFMAFPAVLPAGITLIEKHENKDAAGADTAGAALGSIGLVAFAIAVWYLSDRWAAWVVLTASTLIWLVVSVTLWLVLTAIFKWLKPNTAKS from the coding sequence ATGGGCATCAAAGTTGATTTTTCTAAACTGAGACAAACGAGCTGGCGAGACTATGCCATCCGGTTTTTGTTTGGAGGGCTAGTGACTGTGTTCACTGGCGTTCTAGCCTACCGCTATGGCCCTACGGTTGGCGGATTATTTATGGCATTTCCAGCCGTTTTGCCTGCGGGCATCACGCTCATTGAGAAGCACGAAAATAAAGATGCGGCTGGAGCCGATACCGCAGGTGCAGCTCTAGGCAGCATCGGTCTGGTTGCCTTTGCGATCGCTGTTTGGTACTTAAGCGATCGCTGGGCAGCCTGGGTCGTTCTAACCGCTTCAACCCTAATCTGGCTGGTTGTATCAGTTACCCTATGGCTAGTATTGACAGCTATCTTTAAATGGTTGAAACCTAATACTGCTAAGAGTTAA
- a CDS encoding DUF3147 family protein has translation MSELILRFFIGGLFVSSFAVISDVLRPKSFAGLFGAAPSVALATLTIAFANHGRTYVEAGAQAMIAGAIAMFFYSLLVTWLLLSQRMKAWLAAVMAWFLWLAVAYGLWTVSFT, from the coding sequence ATGTCCGAGCTGATTCTGCGATTTTTTATTGGGGGACTATTTGTCTCTAGCTTTGCTGTCATTAGCGATGTGCTGCGACCCAAAAGTTTTGCAGGACTTTTTGGTGCGGCTCCTTCCGTTGCTTTAGCAACTCTAACTATCGCCTTTGCGAATCATGGCAGGACTTATGTAGAGGCAGGAGCGCAAGCCATGATTGCAGGGGCGATCGCCATGTTCTTCTACAGTCTGCTAGTGACCTGGCTGTTACTGAGTCAAAGAATGAAAGCTTGGTTAGCGGCGGTAATGGCTTGGTTTTTGTGGCTGGCCGTTGCTTATGGGCTGTGGACAGTCAGCTTTACTTAG
- a CDS encoding putative PEP-binding protein, with amino-acid sequence MPSLYWLNQIQHPSRLWVGNQAFYLSHLLQNGYPVLPSLVVPAPSFQEFIESIQWREPFADIASSSLHLNVDNPQQLQAIAQHIRQEITTTELPERWLEDLTEALSQLQATTLVLQPSLALKPPGDNLLALEAAEIFEPHICSAKPEALAAGLKKVWAELFRAKSLLYWKRIEIPLEQVCLAVLIHPVLPAIAAGTVQITEHSFLIQSTWGLETAIAWGEATPDVYEIDALSGTVQTQTLGSKTCAHTMPQSPNFLPFLADSNQTSFQHPDSCLQVYLLAEAQQNQYALPASALQSLIQLAQQLKADFSASCTFKWMLVQEATDIPPKLYLTQVYLPVLELAPAIDLLSTAISENIREKDISPRSQTDTLAQEPQLILKGLAAASGQAIAEALVIAETALPDQIPPGRILVASSITPDWLPFLHQAAGLIAEQGGMTSHAAILARELGLPAIVGAIAATRVIHSGDSLLLDGSQGEIYRLVDFSSSRHSSRHPAASPLRSEQAATRQLEDRSMDSSAPTSFPASSSTGSDRFWPAIATQLWVNLSQLTSIELVKALPVDGVGLLRAELMLVDVLERQHPLLWLQQGRQQELVMRIAARISQFAKAFAPRPVLYRSLDLRSHEFQSLEGGKLMPPETNPMLGLRGTFSYLLDSALFELELTALAEVQQSGCSNVHLMLPFVRTVEEFYFCQQRVEQMGLTQQAEFQLWIMAEVPSVLFLLPDYVKAGVQGISIGTNDLTQLLLGVNRDQSEMAAVFNEMHPAVLQAIAQLIRMAQQSGIPCSICGQAPAQYPDLVDHLVRWGITSISVDPEAIERTYRAITRAEQKLLLAAARRQLNSAP; translated from the coding sequence GTGCCTAGCCTGTACTGGTTGAATCAAATTCAACATCCGAGCCGTTTGTGGGTCGGCAACCAAGCCTTTTATCTCAGCCATCTGCTGCAAAATGGCTATCCTGTGTTGCCCAGTTTAGTCGTTCCCGCCCCCAGTTTTCAGGAGTTTATTGAATCTATCCAATGGCGAGAACCGTTTGCAGATATCGCTAGTTCTTCGTTGCACTTAAATGTAGACAACCCACAGCAACTACAAGCGATCGCCCAGCACATTCGCCAAGAGATTACCACTACCGAACTCCCAGAGCGATGGCTAGAAGATCTGACAGAAGCTCTATCTCAGCTACAGGCAACCACGCTCGTGTTGCAACCCTCCTTGGCCCTGAAGCCGCCGGGTGATAACCTACTCGCCCTAGAAGCCGCTGAGATTTTTGAGCCACATATTTGCTCAGCCAAACCGGAAGCCTTAGCAGCGGGGCTGAAAAAAGTGTGGGCGGAGCTGTTTCGCGCCAAGAGCTTGTTGTACTGGAAACGGATAGAAATTCCTTTAGAGCAAGTTTGTTTAGCAGTGCTGATCCATCCGGTTTTACCTGCGATCGCCGCCGGAACGGTGCAGATCACTGAGCACAGTTTTTTGATTCAGTCTACTTGGGGCTTAGAAACCGCGATCGCTTGGGGAGAAGCGACCCCAGATGTTTATGAGATAGATGCGCTCTCAGGTACTGTGCAAACCCAAACGCTTGGCAGCAAAACCTGTGCTCATACAATGCCCCAGTCACCTAATTTTTTGCCTTTTTTAGCCGACTCTAACCAGACTTCTTTCCAGCATCCTGATAGTTGTTTACAGGTATATCTACTGGCTGAAGCGCAACAAAATCAATATGCCCTGCCTGCCTCAGCGCTCCAATCCCTGATTCAGCTTGCCCAGCAACTCAAAGCCGACTTTAGCGCTAGCTGCACCTTTAAATGGATGTTGGTTCAAGAAGCGACGGATATCCCCCCGAAACTGTATCTCACCCAAGTCTACTTACCAGTTCTGGAACTAGCTCCAGCTATAGACTTGCTATCTACCGCTATTTCCGAAAATATACGCGAAAAGGATATATCTCCGCGATCGCAGACAGATACATTGGCCCAGGAACCCCAATTGATCTTAAAAGGATTGGCGGCAGCAAGTGGGCAAGCGATCGCAGAAGCGCTAGTAATTGCCGAGACAGCCTTGCCTGACCAAATTCCTCCCGGTCGGATCTTAGTCGCCTCCAGCATTACCCCAGATTGGTTGCCGTTTCTTCATCAAGCCGCCGGATTGATTGCGGAACAAGGAGGTATGACTAGCCATGCCGCAATTCTGGCGCGAGAATTAGGCTTACCTGCTATAGTTGGGGCGATCGCTGCCACCCGTGTCATTCACTCTGGAGACTCCCTGCTCTTAGATGGGAGCCAAGGGGAGATTTACCGCCTAGTTGATTTCAGCTCCAGTCGCCACTCTAGTCGCCACCCGGCTGCTTCCCCCCTCCGCTCTGAGCAAGCTGCTACTCGACAGCTTGAGGATCGCTCGATGGATAGCTCAGCCCCCACCTCCTTCCCTGCTTCTAGTTCTACCGGGAGTGATCGTTTCTGGCCTGCGATCGCCACGCAGCTATGGGTGAATCTGAGCCAACTCACTTCAATTGAGCTAGTAAAAGCGCTACCCGTAGATGGTGTGGGGTTGCTTCGTGCTGAACTGATGCTGGTAGATGTTTTGGAACGTCAGCATCCCCTTTTGTGGTTGCAACAGGGACGACAGCAAGAACTCGTGATGCGGATTGCAGCTCGAATTAGCCAATTTGCTAAAGCCTTTGCGCCTCGCCCCGTGTTGTACCGCTCACTCGATCTGCGCTCCCATGAGTTCCAGTCGCTGGAGGGTGGCAAATTGATGCCCCCAGAAACGAACCCTATGCTGGGATTGCGAGGGACATTTAGTTATTTGTTAGACTCCGCTCTATTTGAGCTAGAACTCACAGCCTTAGCGGAAGTGCAGCAGTCTGGGTGCAGCAATGTGCATTTGATGCTGCCGTTTGTCCGCACTGTAGAAGAGTTTTATTTTTGTCAGCAGCGAGTAGAGCAGATGGGCTTAACCCAGCAAGCCGAGTTCCAACTGTGGATCATGGCAGAGGTGCCTTCGGTCCTGTTTTTGCTGCCCGATTATGTGAAGGCAGGCGTACAAGGAATTTCAATTGGCACCAATGACCTCACGCAACTCCTCTTGGGAGTCAATCGCGATCAATCAGAAATGGCTGCGGTTTTTAACGAAATGCATCCAGCAGTTCTACAGGCGATCGCGCAACTGATTCGGATGGCGCAACAATCGGGTATCCCTTGTTCTATTTGTGGTCAAGCCCCAGCCCAATATCCCGATCTGGTCGATCACCTAGTGCGTTGGGGTATTACTTCTATTTCGGTTGATCCAGAGGCGATTGAACGCACCTATCGAGCGATCACCCGCGCAGAACAAAAACTCTTGCTAGCAGCGGCACGACGGCAGCTCAACTCGGCCCCCTAA